A stretch of DNA from Juglans microcarpa x Juglans regia isolate MS1-56 chromosome 5D, Jm3101_v1.0, whole genome shotgun sequence:
atGGACAATTTTCATGACCTGCTTGTATCTCTCACTAGTACCTAGATGTAATTAGGTTTCATGTTCTGCTTGTATACTTCTGGTGTACTTTGTTACCATccttatttcaataaaattttacttttacctatcaaaaaaaaaaagaagctgcCTGTCATCTATATATTCAGTCAGCATTTAagcataaatattaaaacataaaaaatcattaaaacaaaaaattaattaaaaatgaaatagttacaaaagtttaaaaaaattgtaaactaattttctaaaaattatttaaaattgttagaatGGCCATTGTCTGCCACCCCTTCGGGCAGCCTAGATCAGGCCGCCAAAGTAGTGGTTGGCTGTGCCACCCTATTGGCAGCCCTATCTAGGCTGCCCAAAGGAGTGGTCGTCCCCTAGGTGGGGGCCACCCATGAGGCGCAAATCAGGCCACCCCTTGGTGGcgacctttttctttttctttttgtttaatgtttgtttttataatatttttgttatttttctgtttttaattttatttgattttattctttatgttatttggtattttttaaaaaattttctagcacttttaaatattctaattatttatataaataagcttataagttttaataattttatgttttaaaattttttcctgttattttttaaaacttttttatgttgtttttattctaaattatttgattttttaaatctttgtaactttatttaatttttaatatttttctattctattttttagaaaaacttatGCTGATGTCGCACATTGACTatgaactttttaattttttgactCAATATACAAATGGCACGTGCCTTATGATTGGTTTCAACGTATCAGTCAACTACCGTGTCAGCTTTTTCTGTAAGCAGGCTATCTGACAGACGGacaattttgatatattttcctAACACCAAGGGACTAAGTCCAAACTTTTTGAACCCCAGGTACCAGTTTGTAAAAAGTTCAAACCCGAGAGACCTGAACAGTAATTTTCCTTAAAATCTAACACTCAATAACAAAAATCCTACTTCTGTAATCAATCTATCATATACTAAAATAAACCATTACCAAGCCTCCAAAAGTCGGGAACCATGAAGAAAATCAAGTGGCAGATTATGTCCAATTGAGCTTCTTTGATGGGGTTTCGATTCCTGGACTCCTTTCGCTTTAAAATTCTGTATTTTTTCATAGGAAAACACTAAGGACTAGATAGACACGTGATAGatagaaaattacaaaactgaAAACGATTGCCCATTAAAACacactttgatttttgtttaagaGCTGTAAAGAAAGTTGCAGCTGCTGGGACCCTTTTGGACTAAAAGATGTGCTGTTGTGATGTCATGGTAGTGGAAAAACATAGGGTTAATTTACTGTTTTTCACTCCCAGAATAAACTCAAGGATTATTTCATTCAAAAGTGAATTGAGTGTAGTCACCAAGCAGCGGATGTGTATTGAGATCTTGATGATTTTAGCATGAAAGATTGGGTGTTGTATTGATTTCCATGTCAAAAATCATTCAAGAAAGATATAGAATACATTAGAGGGTCATTAGATATCTAAGCCTTAACCTTGATGAAAcaaattgagaaaatttgaaGGCAACTCACTTAAATCACCAAAAGTAAGCCAGCAATTTCTGTTGAGCGAGGAGAAAGATTAcaattttatgaaattctttGGATTTTATGGGCTTTTAGCAACCTTCCAATTTTCTATTTCCAAATAAGAAATTCCCTAGGCTCTTGAGAGGCGTGGCAGACCTACCCTTAGCGCTTCTAGAGTCCTAAATTTCTGATTTGGAAGCTATCCCCATCAAGGCAAGTTGAATCATGTGGCCATTCCAGTATCAGCTTTCTAGCTACTTAGGCTTTGCATGCTACTGCAGAAAAGTAATCATGAAGAGGGCTTTATGTGCTGTTAAACAGGTGTTTCTAAATGTGGTGGTCATTGAAATAATCTTGCTTGTAAGATGAATGAGGTATATGTTGCGAGTTCAAGCCTAAACATGGAAAAATTACATACTAGAGAAAAAATACAGATGCAGTATAATTGTCTTTGTGGTGCAATCAAATCTACTTTACTAATAAGCCTGACATAAAATTAGCTACTTCGGcataattttcaaatgaaatgctCTATGCTTTTTTTTTCCCGTAGGAGACTGTCGTGACTCTGCTGGACATAAAGACATGTGTGTAACGGGAGCAATTAACAATTATACAATGCAACTCTCATCCTCTCATCAAGAGGCCAACTTAAAATTACAGTGTAAGCACTTTGTATCTCAGAATTCGGTGGTTGTGTAAGATATaaactgataattttattacttcATTTGTGTTTTGTCCATCGCAGACAACTTGACAGAGGCACTTATGTTCTTATCACATTTCATTGGAGATGTCCATCAGGTGTGTTCTTTCTACTGTCAGTACAAAACCTCAAGGCAGTTTGATGATGTAAAGGATGCAGTCATGCAATGGCAAactaattgtttattttaaatcaattcACAAATTTTTCTGGAAATATTTTTGCTGCTTAGcatttaatttcataataatgCTATATTGATATTTGTAAGACCATCAACATAACAACCATGTAAATACCATGGATGTGGTATGCATGTATCAGAGGTTATGGTTTGatctttgaatttcaaattttttatggtGAATGCATGTCTGCCACATCAGTGGTGTTATGGTGTTACaagtatcattactcttaattttaaattggatAGTCACTTTTCACAGGCACTAGAATTTTTCATTAAGAATTGTGAAGTTTTATACAAGAATggttgtaatatttaattaaaaatcgGCATTAGGATGGTGTGTTTCAGAGGTTTATGAGATCTGTGTATAATTTGGAATAAATAATAGTCATTGTCATAGAGTGTAGACATATTTATCTATAGGCTGTCTCTTTGTTTGTAAAGTGAGTGATTCTTTGATAGTCCTAGAGTACTAAATTTCAAGTAGGTTCAGTAAAGTTGTTAAGGAAATCTagttcagtattttttttttgtctattatTTTACCATATCCATTAGGATGTGTATTATTGTCAATATGATGGCATTTCTTTTACAATCTTGTTAAGAATAATGCAATAGCTACTCTCATTTTTGGCCCATTCTCTCCGTACACATTTCTTTCTcctcacatgcatgcatgtaatcCTTTCTCCAGCGCTTCTTGCCGGAGCTGATTCTCTGTTTTTTcaccctttcttcttcttctttttcctttttgtttcttttctccctttctctgcTGCTGTTTTAATATGGATGTCGATGGAAGCTTTACGGTGGAGTCTAAAAACTTCAGTTTTGTGAAGGTGGCTGCTAATAGCTTTCGTATTACCAAGAGGAGCAGAAAAATGGTTTTGTTTCTCTTTATTAATGGGACATCAGCTTCATGGTTGGCAAGGATGGTGGAGGAAGCTCTTGCTTCATGTGGGTGCCAAGAGTTTTTCAGAAAGTTGTGGGTGGGCAATGGGTTTCTCATACTCCAACGTCACAGAAATAGTAGGGTTTGCTTTTTGCGCTTGGAGGAGTTTTGGAATGGTAGGAGGAGGGGTTTTTTGATTGTTCTTGAAGGTGAGAAGGGATATGGCTGGGAAGGTTTTTCTTACCATCTCAAGAGGATGGCTAGTCTACGTAGGGGTGGTGTGGTTACAGAGAAACCTTCTCCCTCAAATGGTGTCTCTTTTGCTTCTGTTTTGAGGTCACCAGCAACCTCTTTGGCAAGAGGCAATACTGCCATGGAGTTGAGAGGCAAGGAGATTTGTGTTGCAGGTGATTCTCACTGCATAGGCAGTGGAATGTCGTGTACGAAATTAGGGGAGGTGGAAGGTATTTTGTGGGCTGTCAGAGCACAGTTGTCTAGTGTATTTGAGGAAGTTTCGATGTTGATGAATAAAGTGGATGCAGGACTTAGCTTTGTAATGGAACTGGGAAAGGAAGTGGGAGTTTCTGGTATGGGCCTCAGGGGGCCCATGTGCCCACAAGGAGTAAGTGAGTTTGTGGGCCTCAAGCCCACTAGGCCCATTAGGCCTCAAGCCCCCTGGATAGCCAAGGGGCTCCCTCGAGCCCGTGAGTCCCAGTGTCTGGGTCGTAAAGGCTCCCCTCCTGCGGTTGACCTAGCCGCCTCACCTGCGGCACAAAACCCACCGACGAACGCTGGCAAACACACGGCGACACAGAAAATGCTGAGACAGTGCCGATGGCCTCGGGGATCTTGCCGGCGACACAGAACGAGCTTTCAAGCTCGCCGATGGCCCAAAAAATGCCGAAGGTACGGTTATGGATAAAACAGTACCTTGGCAGGCATGGTTTCGGGGAAAGATGGTGTCAGTGGATAAAACATTGCATCACAACCATTAGTTTTTCCACTTTGATCAATGGTACCCCCAAAGGTTTCTTTTGCAGCTCTAGGGGTTTGAGATAAGGGGACCCTTTATCTCCTTTGTTATTCATTATAGTGATGGATGTATTGAGTAGCATGTTGGAGGGGGTGGTGGATAGGGATTTCATCTTGGGCTTCTTGGTGGGTAGTTCCTTGCACGAAAGCTTATTAGTCACACATCTCCTTTTCACCGATGATACGTTGATTCTTTGTGACTCAGACCCCGATCAGATTCACTCCTTGAGAGTCCTCCttctgtgttttgaagctgtcttaGGCCTCAAAGTGAACTTATCAAAGTCCGAGCTAGTTCCAGTTGGCTTGGTTAATAATCTAAGCGAAGTGGCTGCCATCTTGGGCTGCAAGGTGTCACTCTTGCCTATGAAGTATTTGGGACTTCCTTTGGGGGCTCCCCACAAATCTAAGGCAATGTGGGATGggattgttgagaaaattgaatgcaaactggcaggttggaagagaaTTTACTTGTCTAAAGGAGGCCGAATCACGCTTATTAAGAGCACACTTTCTAGTATTCCAACATACTTTTTATCCTTATTCCctttgcctgcaggggtggcaaATAGACTGGAAAAGATCTTCCGTGATTTCTTGTGGGGAGGgctagaagatgagaaaaaattccatttgattAAATGGGATAAAGTTTGCACCCCTTTGTCTTGCGGTGGTTTGAGGATTAGAAAATCGAGAAACTTCAACAAGGCTCTACTTGGAAAGTGGCTATGGCGGTATCATAAGGAAGGGGACGCTCTTTGGAGAAGCATCATTGACATTAAATACGGGAGTATTTGGGTTTGGGGAGATTGGTGCTCTAATGCAGTAAGAGGGGCCTACGGGGTGGGGGTTTGGAAATTCATTCGAAATGGATGGGAAGACCTACTTggtaatttcagatttgaggtgggaAGGGGCACGCgcatcagattttggcatgatatcTGGTGTGGCGATGTGGCCTTGGAAAATGCTTTCCCCTCGCTTTATAGAATTGCGTCAAACAAGGATGCTTCTGTGGCTGATAATATTTCTGCTAATTCTCTTCATTGGTCAGTGAGTTTTTCTAGAGCTGTACAGGACTAGGAGGTGAACAACATTGTTGATTTCTACAATGTTTTATATGCGTTGAAAGTACAAGTAGGTAGGGAAGACGGACTAATATGGACACTCACCAGGAATAAGAAATTTTCTGTCCGCTCTTAGTACAAGTTTTTGACGGTTCATCCCACCAATGtctttccttggaagagcatttggaggagCAATGCACCCCTTAAAGTTGCCTTTTTCGGCTGGTTGGCGTCCCATGGGAGGATATTGACTATTGATAAAGTGAAAAAGCTAGGCCTCTACTTAAccgattggtgctttatgtgcaaacaCAACAGTGAATCAGCAGACCATCTACTTCTTCACTGCGAAGTAGTCAAGGCTTTATGGGACGACATCTTCACTAGGCTTGGTATCGCATGGGTGATGCCCAGGAGGGTCTTGGATTTGTTGTCATGTTGGAGAGGGATTAGGGGCAACTGTCACATTGcagctgtttggaagatggtgcctctaTGCTTAATGTGGTACACATAGAATGAAAGAAATGGCcgatgttttgaaaattgggAATGCTCTCCGGATAGTTTTAGGGCCTTTTTCTATCACattttgttgctttgggcttcttctattgtattgaatggaaggaattttaatgacttttatgctacTTTCCGTAGCGCGTAGTTTGTAACCAGGCTTTTTCTGGTACActtcccgtgtacttgggcattgcctttTTACGTGGATTAATATaacttcttatataaaaaaaaagaataatgcaaTATGCATGAGAAGCACGGCAACAGATCATAATATCACTGCTAAGTACTCTCATCTTCTGTACTGATCAGTTAACTGCCAGTTATTTTCAGCTTTTCTCCCTTTCCTGTGTCCATAAAActtatttatcttatctcatttatactcaacatatctcaatactattcacacatgtctcaaaaaatttcatctcatctctgaaaacaaatgagcccTAAACTTTCTATTGAACATGTTGTAGTGAGGATGATTAAATGATCCATTTCGTCTTATCTTTCTGTTCTTTTATGGAAGCCCCTACATGTTGGTTTCACTGAAGATGAAGGTGGGAACACAATAATAGTCCGATGGTATCGACGGAAGACAAATCTCCACCATGTAAGTCTTAGTAGTCCTCCAAGTGTGTAcagaattctctctctctctctctcttgcttgtATTTAATGCCTGTACTAAGGTATTAGAGCAAAGGAAATATGCATAAAACTCGACTAATATGCAAGAGTTAGAATTCATGCTTTATTTTAAAGCAGTTTGCATATGATAGATTGCAAACTGGATAAATTTTGCAATTAAAATCGTTTGGATTAGGCACTGTTGGTTGGAGAAGTAAAATTACATATTGCGGGAGCTTCTATCATAGATTAAGTTCTTCATTTTTGTCCTGTTTCTGGATGAGTAATtgtgttaataaaaaaaagtctaatatGTACATTTAAGTGCAAAACAAGCAAAAGGGATCCCTAGTCTCTTAAGTACAAACCAACCTTCTTGTCTTAAGTGACGATACACTAATTATAAAGGACTACTGACCTGAAGAAAAAACCCATTTTTTAACCTCGCTTCTAATGTCATCAGGGATTTTGTTCcttacttttccttttttgctgATTTGAAGTGCCATATTGAGGTATTTGAGTATGTATGTCTGGTCTTGATATTTCAGCTTTCTACTCTAGGAATTTGAGAGTGAACAAGGACAGGGAGGAGGAGGGGCTGTTACGTTCTCTGTTTATTCTAAATAATAGGATGTTACATGAAGGAGGACAACAATATTTGAAGCCGAGGTCTTTAAATCAACCCATGGGGAGGGATTTGGTGGGAGAGGGGACACTACCCATATTACGTACCCGACTTCTGCCATCTCATCACATAAATGATCATTCCTATCTTTACCATTTATCAAATGGAAAGGATTCAAGGAAAAAACCACATTCTGTTGTTGAAATATATACCAATATCTATAGTGAAGTATACATAGGTATTCAAGACAGATTCTGTCAGGGTCTGTGTGTCAACTGAATGGTTTTGAAATGCAAATGACTCTCACAAGAAGGTTTGGAGTGAGTttttatatgtcaaggagataatATGTAAGTAGATATAGCAAAAAGtggtaaattgtattttttcccttcaataAAATTTGCTTTCTTCCAGGTTTGGGATGACATGATCATTGATTCTGCTTTGAAGATGTTCTATGGTTCAGATCTTGAAATCATGATACAATCCATTCAGAGGAATATTACGGTATACTTTCAGTGAGGCATACAActgaacatattttatatactacTGCTTGTGAAGCTTAGGTTGAGACGAATTCATTTATTTGTCATTCTTATTTTGTCTCTATTTTAGTTGCTTGTCACATAATTGTGCGCTGTACATGCCTGTGCAGTAATGAGATACTTACCAGCATCTTATTGTTCAATTTCACTCTCTTGTCTCAAGGATGGTTGGTCGACTGAGTTAGCGTTCTGGGAAAACTGCTCGGATAATGACATAGTTTGTCCAGACCCGTAAGTAATggccttctttctttttccttggatGCTTCTATATCCAGTTCTAGTTTGTGATCATGGCATTGAGATCTTGAATTGCTGACGGGTTCATACATACACATTCACAAATAATATGCCAAGATAACATGAAGAAAATTGACATGAAAGTGGCTTTATTTTATGCTTCCTTGGTTATCTAGTCATACTTCTAAATGTTTAATTCAATCACCATTTGGTTGGGTGTATGTTAAAGGGGAAATAGGAATAAGACTCAATGGTGGAAGTACGGATCCAGAGAAGCTATGTTGGGCCATGGAAAATTAACGGTAGAGTAGCATAGTTGGCTTAGTCTTTCCTATTAATACTATgaaaagggaaagagagggaTGTTGTGATAGAGTACCAGTAAAGGGACAATATGAATAACTTGCTATGGGAAGAATTGGAGTAAATAAACAATGCTTGTTGTGGAAGTTGGGGGACTGTCTGGTTTACTTGGTTTGAATATTCTATAATGAATTGAAACCGGTCAAAATAGTGTGGAAAACCTATTTGTATAAAACTGAAATGAGACCATTGAGTGACCACATTGACATGCATGTCCAGATTTTTTATCTCatacagaagaaaaagaaactgacTATATTTGTTTCATATGTAGGAATTAATAGACATGATTGAGCTGCTTCTAACTTTCAGGTATGCTTCTGAGAGCATTAGTTTGGCATGCAAGTTTGCGTATAGGAATGCCACACCAGGAAGCACTCTGGGAGGTATTTGCTCTTTTCTATTAGCTTTTTGATCTTTACTGtccatcttttttatttgtataataaaaacaaatcaaacttGGACTTTTTAAGGGCCATGATGTGGCACTGTTGTGCTTATAATATTTTAGCTCGATATGACTTAAGCCGACTGAAAAATTTGTCCAAAAGTCTGTGAGGCTCCATTTATTTTAATGGTGAATATTGGATATATTTTGAAGtgaaataagtaaaataagcccaatcaaaaagaaaaaattccaataaaaaaatgaaaataagtggaataataactaaaaatatatattgatctcCAGATCAACTCAATAGAAATTCTTGGATAAACTTTAAAACAATGCTCTATCCACTACAGTCTTGAGTAATATCTGCAGATTCCCCTCGTAAAATATTGTACAAGTGGCAACCAACATTCAATGTTActggaaaattataaaatatcatttctgaTGCCATTTGAGTTATTTGCGTGATCCTTTACTAGTTTCTCATGCACATGTACAACTCAGTCCAGCTTATGATGCCACCTACCGAAATTGATGCTTAGACATGCAAATGTTGCATAACTTGCATGATAGAATACTTGTGATAAAAGTCCCACGATAATGctacttaaattaagatatcAAGGGTTATATGTGTAGTGTGGAAAAAATCAACAGTGGGGAAAGTAAATTAACTAGGGATCGAAGCCAGCCTTGGCAACCCGGGGGCTTTGTGGAGGAGGTGTGATCAGAGATGATCATGGTTGATTGATAGCTGCTTTCTCATCTCACTAGGGTGGGGACAAACACATTAGATGAGGTTTGTGCTCTCTTGTATGGGTTGCATTTTGTAGAAACTGGACTTGGAACATGTGGGGTTGGATTCAGACTCACAGCTGGAGGTGAGCTGGCTGCAAAGTGCAAAcaggggggtgggggggggggggggggggggggggggggggggggggggaccggGTTTCCTGGTCAGTGAGGGATTATTGGGTCAGAATTACCATATTGGCTATTCTTGAGGTGTGTTTCTCACATGTTCAGAGAAGCAAATTAAGTGGCAGATGGTGTTATGAACCTCCCTGTATATGTTGTTGTAAGGAAGGAGATGAGGAAATGGGATGGCTGCTGCTATGTAATGGAATGATGTTTGTTGTTGTAATAAGGAATGTGGAGGAGATGAATTGTTACGATTGCAGTAATGAAACAGAGGGCACACAAGCTGTTTGATAAAAAGCTCAGAAGAGCCACTGATTCATAGCTACGGGTTC
This window harbors:
- the LOC121264042 gene encoding endonuclease 4-like, with the protein product MGRSELLWIGTALGFLLFVPGILGWGKEGHYAICKIAEGYLTEDALAAVKTLLPESAGGDLAAVCSWPDQIRHNFHWRWSSALHYVDTPDFSCNYKYCRDCRDSAGHKDMCVTGAINNYTMQLSSSHQEANLKLQYNLTEALMFLSHFIGDVHQPLHVGFTEDEGGNTIIVRWYRRKTNLHHVWDDMIIDSALKMFYGSDLEIMIQSIQRNITDGWSTELAFWENCSDNDIVCPDPYASESISLACKFAYRNATPGSTLGDDYFLSRLPIVEKRLAQGGIRLAATLNRVFTSQMKIAQA